GAAAAAAGTTAATTATCTAAGCCGAAACAATGGATATCATTAGTATTATTGCGGCTTTGCCTTTGTTGGTAAACGTGGCGACTGTGCCTGTTACTGAGGCAAAGGAAACAGTAAATACTAATACAAAAATAGAAGTTGAAGAACAAAAAAACATTTCAATAAAAGAAGAAGTTAAAAGTGAGCAGGAAATTAAAAATGATAAAGTTCTTGCCAAATGGAAGGAAAAACAGGAAAATATGTGGAAAAGCCTTCCTAAAGAAAAATTCACCATTAATGCTTCTGCTTATACCGCCGCAGCTGATGAATGCGGAAAAAGTGATGGCATTACGGCTAGCGGAATCAAAGTTGGAGAAAAGCGAACATTGGCTTGCCCTCCAAGTTACCCGTTCGGTGCCAAAATTAAGATTGAAGGCGTTGGAACACTGATTTGTGAAGATCGTGGGGGAGCGATCAAGGGAAATCACTTCGACATTTATGTCGAAACCAAAAAAGAAGCTTTTGCTTTCGGTCGAAGAAACCTTTTAGCGGAAGTTGTGGAGTAAAAACATTAAGCGCTTCGCAGGAGGCGCTTTTTGTTTTTATATGCTTTACATAAATAATATTATAAACTATAATTGCAGTATGCAACATAACTACTCAACCATATGGGAATAAAGTATGCGGTAAATGAAAATTTTTTCAAAAAGTGGTCTCCTGAAATGACTTATATTTTGGGTTATTTTTATGCAGATGGAAGCATGGAAGATGCTAGCTATTTGAGAGGAAAGTATATTAGAGTTTCAAGCATAGATAAGTCAACCATCCTTAAAATAAGAAACTGGCTCAAATCAAAACATACTATAGTTAAAATAAATCCTCCGACCAACAATGGACATAAAAGATATTTATTAAGAATAGGAAATCATACATTATACAATGATTTAATAAAGCTTGGACTTTATCCAAATAAATCATTAACTGTAAAATTTCCCAATATACCTCAAAAATATTTC
This window of the Parcubacteria group bacterium genome carries:
- a CDS encoding 3D domain-containing protein, with protein sequence MDIISIIAALPLLVNVATVPVTEAKETVNTNTKIEVEEQKNISIKEEVKSEQEIKNDKVLAKWKEKQENMWKSLPKEKFTINASAYTAAADECGKSDGITASGIKVGEKRTLACPPSYPFGAKIKIEGVGTLICEDRGGAIKGNHFDIYVETKKEAFAFGRRNLLAEVVE